A section of the Deltaproteobacteria bacterium GWC2_65_14 genome encodes:
- a CDS encoding valine--tRNA ligase: MGSQEQDKSYDPAKAESKWYEYWMEQRLFHADPSGPGEAYSIVIPPPNVTGSLHMGHALNVTLQDVLVRYHRMCGKNTLWLPGTDHAGIATQNVVERLLAREGVDRQTLGRDRFVERVWRWKEESGGAILNQLRRLGAACDWERERFTMDEGLSRAVREAFVRLYRKGLVYRGRYIINWCPRCRTALSDLEVAYEETKGALYYIRYPELSGRRSVVVVTTRPETMLGDTAVAVHPKDERYAGRTGATLRLPLMNRPIPLLADEMVDPAFGTGAVKITPAHDPNDFEVARRHELPSVQVIDDSGVMTKEAGRFSGMDRFRCREAVVEALRAENLLEREEPHLHNVGNCYRCRTVVEPMESIQWFVKTAPLAEPAIRAVRSGETRIVPGNWERTYFDWMENIRDWCVSRQIWWGHRIPAFHCDGCGHTMVETDRPDRCSSCGSGEVREEEDVLDTWFSSSLWPFSTMGWPDATEDLERYYPTSALVTGFDILFFWVARMMMMGIEFTGKAPFRDVVIHALVRDAKGEKMSKTRGNVIDPLELMERYGTDAFRFTLLAMAVQGRDIRMADDRLEGYRNFMNKIWQAGRFVRMHVDGNTSRALPADLPDVDRWILSRLTRAVDGIRKGIEEYRYNDAASAFYQFTWHEFCDWYLEMIKPSLLQESDPAARESQRAVLLHVFETLLALGHPFIPYITEEIWHLLPGERRSLLARSYPEADPAAAEVDVEERMGRLMEIVRAVRNIRSELNVPPAKKVEIRLKGRAEEMRFVRAHEEILLRLARAGRVAYKDPEYIPVQDATAVVNDIEVCIPLAGLIDFGQEAQRLRKEIDKASAELSVVGAKLANEKFVENAPPDIVEAHHERRTGLEEKIAKLSKNLELVSRYLA; encoded by the coding sequence ATGGGTTCGCAGGAGCAGGACAAATCGTACGATCCGGCGAAGGCCGAATCGAAGTGGTATGAGTACTGGATGGAACAGCGGCTGTTCCACGCCGACCCGTCCGGTCCCGGTGAGGCCTACTCGATCGTCATCCCCCCCCCGAACGTGACCGGTTCCCTCCACATGGGGCACGCGCTGAACGTGACGCTCCAGGATGTCCTGGTGCGGTACCACAGGATGTGCGGGAAAAACACGCTCTGGCTCCCCGGCACCGACCACGCGGGGATCGCGACGCAGAACGTGGTCGAGCGGCTGCTCGCGCGGGAGGGGGTGGACCGGCAGACGCTGGGGCGCGATCGGTTCGTCGAGCGGGTATGGCGCTGGAAGGAGGAGAGCGGCGGGGCGATCCTGAACCAGCTTCGTCGGCTGGGGGCCGCGTGCGACTGGGAACGGGAGCGGTTCACCATGGACGAGGGGCTGTCCCGCGCGGTCCGCGAGGCCTTCGTCCGGCTCTACCGGAAGGGGCTCGTCTACCGGGGGCGGTACATCATCAACTGGTGTCCCCGCTGCCGGACCGCGCTCTCCGACCTCGAGGTCGCCTACGAGGAGACGAAGGGCGCCCTCTACTACATCCGGTACCCGGAGCTTTCGGGCCGCCGCAGCGTGGTGGTGGTCACGACCCGCCCCGAGACGATGCTGGGGGACACCGCGGTGGCGGTGCACCCCAAGGATGAGCGGTACGCGGGCCGGACCGGCGCGACGCTCCGCCTCCCCCTGATGAACCGCCCGATTCCGCTGCTCGCCGACGAGATGGTCGACCCGGCCTTCGGGACGGGTGCGGTCAAGATCACTCCCGCCCACGACCCGAACGACTTCGAGGTGGCCCGCCGGCACGAGCTTCCCTCCGTGCAGGTGATCGACGACTCCGGCGTCATGACGAAGGAGGCGGGCCGCTTCTCCGGGATGGACCGGTTCCGGTGCCGGGAGGCGGTGGTCGAGGCCCTCCGGGCGGAGAACCTCCTGGAGAGGGAGGAGCCCCATCTCCACAACGTCGGGAACTGCTACCGGTGCAGGACCGTCGTGGAGCCGATGGAGAGCATCCAGTGGTTCGTGAAGACCGCCCCCCTCGCGGAACCGGCCATCCGGGCCGTCCGGTCGGGGGAGACCCGGATCGTCCCCGGGAACTGGGAGCGGACCTATTTCGACTGGATGGAGAACATCCGCGACTGGTGCGTCTCCCGGCAGATCTGGTGGGGGCACCGGATCCCCGCCTTCCACTGCGACGGGTGCGGGCACACGATGGTGGAGACGGACCGCCCGGACCGCTGCTCCTCCTGCGGATCGGGGGAGGTCCGGGAGGAGGAGGATGTCCTGGACACCTGGTTCTCCTCCTCGCTCTGGCCCTTCTCCACGATGGGGTGGCCCGACGCCACGGAAGACCTGGAGCGGTACTATCCCACCTCCGCGCTGGTGACCGGGTTCGACATCCTCTTCTTCTGGGTCGCCCGGATGATGATGATGGGGATCGAGTTCACGGGGAAGGCCCCCTTCCGCGACGTGGTCATCCACGCCCTCGTGCGGGACGCGAAGGGGGAGAAGATGAGCAAGACCCGGGGGAACGTGATCGATCCCCTCGAGCTGATGGAGCGGTACGGGACCGACGCCTTCCGGTTCACCCTGCTGGCGATGGCGGTCCAGGGGCGGGACATCCGGATGGCGGACGACCGCCTGGAAGGGTACCGGAACTTCATGAACAAGATCTGGCAGGCGGGCCGGTTCGTGCGGATGCATGTCGACGGGAACACGTCCCGGGCGCTTCCGGCCGACCTGCCCGACGTGGACCGGTGGATCCTGTCCCGGCTGACGCGGGCGGTCGACGGGATCCGGAAGGGGATCGAGGAATACCGGTACAACGACGCGGCTTCCGCCTTCTACCAGTTCACCTGGCACGAGTTCTGCGACTGGTACCTGGAGATGATCAAGCCCTCCCTCCTGCAGGAGTCGGATCCGGCGGCACGGGAGAGCCAGCGCGCCGTGCTGCTCCACGTCTTCGAGACGCTGCTGGCGCTGGGGCACCCCTTCATCCCCTACATCACGGAGGAGATCTGGCACCTGCTGCCGGGGGAGCGGAGGAGCCTCCTGGCGCGGTCCTATCCCGAAGCGGACCCGGCCGCGGCGGAGGTGGACGTCGAGGAGCGGATGGGGCGGCTGATGGAGATCGTCCGCGCGGTGCGAAACATCCGGAGCGAGCTGAACGTCCCCCCCGCGAAGAAGGTGGAGATCCGGCTGAAGGGGCGGGCGGAGGAGATGCGTTTCGTCAGGGCCCACGAGGAGATCCTGCTCCGCCTCGCGCGGGCGGGGCGGGTGGCCTACAAGGACCCCGAATACATCCCCGTCCAGGACGCGACCGCCGTGGTGAACGACATCGAGGTCTGCATCCCGCTGGCGGGGCTGATCGACTTCGGGCAGGAGGCGCAGCGTCTCCGGAAGGAGATCGACAAGGCCTCCGCGGAACTGTCGGTCGTCGGCGCCAAGCTGGCGAACGAGAAGTTCGTGGAGAACGCCCCCCCCGACATCGTCGAGGCGCACCACGAGAGGAGGACGGGGCTGGAGGAGAAGATCGCGAAGCTCTCGAAGAATCTCGAGCTGGTGAGCCGGTACCTCGCATGA
- a CDS encoding nicotinate-nucleotide diphosphorylase (carboxylating), with protein sequence MIHRLEFEETVRAALREDAPFGDPFGSAFTRAGRGVFLAGAEGLFCGGPVAVEVFRQVDPAATVSFPEEGTRISPGMRVGEAGGPLSSLLRAERTALNFLQRLSGIATATGTFAARVAPYGTRILDTRKTTPLWRALEKHAVRTGGGRNHRFTLSDGILVKENGIRAAGGIPEAVAAARQAAHHLSRVQVEVESLEDAEAAVAAGADALLLDNMAPAQVREAVARFGSKVFLEASGGIRLENVEEYARTGVPALSVGALTHSSPSLDISFELDR encoded by the coding sequence ATGATCCACCGGCTGGAATTCGAGGAAACGGTCCGGGCGGCGCTCCGGGAGGATGCCCCGTTCGGGGATCCGTTCGGGTCGGCCTTCACGCGGGCCGGCCGGGGGGTCTTCCTCGCGGGAGCGGAGGGGCTGTTCTGCGGGGGGCCGGTCGCGGTCGAGGTCTTCCGGCAGGTCGACCCGGCGGCCACGGTCTCCTTCCCGGAGGAAGGGACCCGCATCTCCCCGGGGATGCGGGTGGGGGAGGCGGGCGGACCGCTCTCCTCGCTCCTGAGGGCGGAGAGGACCGCGCTGAACTTCCTGCAGCGTCTCTCAGGGATCGCCACCGCGACGGGCACGTTCGCCGCGCGTGTCGCCCCCTACGGTACCCGGATCCTGGACACCCGGAAGACCACCCCCCTGTGGCGGGCGCTCGAAAAGCACGCGGTGCGGACCGGAGGGGGGAGGAATCACCGCTTCACCCTCTCGGACGGGATCCTGGTCAAGGAGAACGGGATCCGCGCGGCGGGCGGGATCCCCGAAGCCGTCGCCGCCGCGAGGCAGGCGGCCCACCACCTGTCGCGCGTGCAGGTCGAGGTGGAGTCGCTGGAGGACGCGGAAGCGGCGGTCGCGGCCGGCGCGGACGCCCTCCTTCTCGACAACATGGCCCCCGCGCAGGTCCGCGAGGCGGTCGCCCGGTTCGGGTCGAAGGTCTTTCTCGAGGCCTCGGGCGGTATCCGCCTCGAGAACGTCGAGGAGTATGCGCGGACGGGGGTTCCGGCTCTCTCGGTCGGCGCGCTGACCCATTCCTCCCCCTCCCTGGACATCTCGTTCGAACTGGACCGATGA
- a CDS encoding 6-carboxytetrahydropterin synthase QueD: MSGGTYTLLVRSSFAAAHRLREYEGNCERLHGHNWRVEASVEADRLDSRGIALDFRVMKRALNEILARLDHGYLNDLPPFTEENPSSENLARHIYEEMERRIPEPARVCRVVVWESEEARAEYSRPRGTA; the protein is encoded by the coding sequence ATGAGCGGCGGAACCTATACCCTGTTGGTCCGCTCCTCGTTCGCGGCGGCCCACCGGCTCCGGGAATACGAGGGGAACTGCGAGCGGCTGCACGGGCACAACTGGCGGGTCGAGGCCTCGGTCGAGGCGGACCGGCTGGATTCCCGGGGGATCGCGCTCGACTTCCGGGTGATGAAGCGGGCCCTCAACGAGATCCTGGCCCGCCTGGACCACGGCTATCTGAACGACCTTCCCCCCTTCACGGAGGAGAACCCCTCCTCGGAGAATCTCGCACGGCACATCTACGAGGAGATGGAACGGAGGATCCCGGAGCCGGCGAGGGTCTGCCGGGTCGTCGTGTGGGAGTCGGAGGAGGCCCGGGCGGAGTATTCCCGCCCCCGTGGAACGGCCTAA
- a CDS encoding disulfide oxidoreductase: MRIHKDMKIEDVLRNFPQTIPVFQRFGIDCAGCQLSEYENLEHGAKVHRIDLETLLRGLNESVPEA; encoded by the coding sequence ATGCGCATCCACAAGGACATGAAGATCGAGGATGTCCTGCGGAACTTCCCCCAGACCATCCCCGTCTTCCAGCGGTTCGGAATCGATTGCGCCGGCTGCCAGCTCTCCGAGTACGAGAACCTGGAGCATGGCGCGAAGGTCCACCGGATCGACCTGGAGACGCTCCTGCGGGGGCTGAACGAATCGGTGCCGGAAGCTTAG